A single genomic interval of Mycolicibacterium holsaticum DSM 44478 = JCM 12374 harbors:
- a CDS encoding cytochrome P450 produces the protein MTISADNPDVRNVGTEAELYYDPYNIDLNMNPYPVFARLREEAPLYYNDKHDFYALSRFEDVNKAVIDHETFISGRGALLEIIKSGMEIPPGTLIFEDPPIHNIHRNLLSRVFTPRKVLALEPQIREFTARCLDPLAGTDRFDFVNDLGEQMPMRVIGMLLGIPEEDQRRVTDHGEATLQSDNVDLMATGEVFAEFIDYRTDHPSDDIMTDLLNAEFEDETGTRRKLRREELLMYLTVIATAGSETTTRLIGWAGKTLADYPDQRAELVADPSLIPQAVEEILRWEPPALQIARYVTRDVQYYGQTVPEGSAMLMLVGSANRDHRRFPPDGDVFDIHREQRSHMTFGAGTHFCMGNALARLEGKIALEEILKRFPTWEVDWPNARPSQTTAVRGWESMPTFVS, from the coding sequence GTGACGATCAGTGCTGACAACCCCGACGTGCGAAACGTCGGGACGGAAGCCGAGTTGTATTACGACCCGTACAACATCGACCTCAACATGAACCCCTACCCGGTGTTCGCCCGCCTCCGCGAAGAGGCCCCGCTGTACTACAACGACAAACACGACTTCTACGCGTTGAGCCGTTTCGAAGACGTCAACAAGGCGGTCATCGATCACGAGACCTTCATCTCCGGTCGCGGGGCGCTGCTCGAGATCATCAAGTCGGGGATGGAGATCCCGCCCGGCACACTGATTTTCGAGGACCCGCCGATCCACAACATCCACCGAAACCTGCTGTCGCGGGTGTTCACCCCGCGCAAGGTGCTCGCGTTGGAACCGCAGATCCGTGAGTTCACCGCCCGCTGTCTGGATCCGCTGGCGGGCACGGACCGATTTGACTTCGTCAACGATCTCGGCGAGCAGATGCCGATGCGGGTTATCGGTATGCTGCTTGGCATTCCGGAAGAAGACCAGCGTCGCGTGACCGACCACGGTGAAGCGACGTTGCAGAGCGACAACGTCGACCTGATGGCCACCGGTGAGGTGTTCGCCGAGTTCATCGACTACCGCACCGACCATCCTTCCGACGACATCATGACCGACCTGCTCAACGCGGAGTTCGAGGACGAAACCGGGACACGGCGCAAGTTGCGCCGCGAAGAGCTGCTGATGTACCTGACGGTCATCGCCACCGCTGGCAGCGAGACGACGACGCGTCTGATCGGTTGGGCGGGAAAGACACTCGCCGATTACCCGGATCAGCGTGCCGAGTTGGTCGCCGATCCCAGCCTGATCCCCCAGGCGGTCGAAGAGATCCTGCGTTGGGAACCCCCCGCGCTGCAGATCGCCCGCTACGTCACCCGAGACGTCCAGTATTACGGTCAGACGGTGCCCGAGGGTTCGGCGATGCTGATGCTCGTCGGATCGGCCAACCGCGACCATCGCCGCTTCCCGCCCGACGGCGACGTCTTCGATATTCACCGGGAACAGCGTTCGCACATGACGTTCGGTGCGGGCACGCACTTCTGCATGGGCAACGCGCTGGCGCGACTGGAGGGCAAGATCGCGCTCGAGGAGATTCTCAAGAGGTTCCCGACGTGGGAGGTCGACTGGCCGAACGCGCGTCCGTCTCAGACCACCGCGGTCCGGGGCTGGGAGTCCATGCCCACCTTTGTTTCCTGA
- a CDS encoding acyl-CoA thioesterase gives MPDSWRDLLACLDLTAKTASEGGEVEYQGRNQQLNYHRVFGGQLLAQFLRIASLTYPDKPIKSQHAVFTTQGQAAEPITFVATRHHEGRSFAALTITATQGHGVVATSSICMHANETGFEHQDVEPVPPLLGSEHDLRLDLIPWQTRATVDLNTTATGPPTFEFWMRTPEVDADLAPALTAYATDLTLIGTALRPMEGVGQRGNGTDFTSAVTSHTLWFHRPFGTDDWLLLRQHSPVLAHGRSFGRGDVLTRDGLLVASYAQEALLRFSAHRREGRSTKRRV, from the coding sequence GTGCCCGATTCCTGGCGAGATCTGCTCGCCTGTCTCGATCTCACCGCGAAGACCGCATCCGAGGGCGGCGAAGTCGAATATCAGGGTCGCAATCAGCAATTGAACTATCACCGGGTGTTTGGTGGTCAGCTGCTCGCGCAGTTCCTGCGGATCGCATCGTTGACCTATCCGGACAAGCCGATCAAGTCCCAACACGCCGTGTTCACCACCCAGGGCCAAGCCGCCGAGCCGATCACGTTTGTGGCCACCCGCCACCATGAGGGCCGCTCCTTCGCCGCGCTGACGATCACGGCCACCCAGGGACACGGTGTGGTGGCGACGTCGTCGATCTGCATGCACGCCAACGAGACCGGCTTCGAGCATCAGGACGTCGAACCGGTGCCGCCGCTGCTGGGTTCTGAGCACGACCTGCGCCTTGACCTGATCCCCTGGCAGACACGTGCGACGGTCGATCTGAACACCACGGCGACCGGTCCGCCGACGTTCGAGTTCTGGATGCGCACCCCCGAGGTGGACGCCGACCTCGCGCCGGCGCTGACGGCATATGCCACAGACCTGACCCTCATCGGTACCGCGCTGCGCCCCATGGAGGGCGTCGGCCAGCGCGGCAACGGTACGGACTTCACGTCCGCGGTCACCTCTCACACGCTGTGGTTTCACCGGCCCTTCGGCACCGACGACTGGCTGCTGCTCAGGCAGCACAGCCCGGTGCTGGCGCACGGCCGCAGCTTCGGGCGCGGTGACGTGCTGACCCGCGACGGCCTCCTGGTCGCCTCGTACGCCCAGGAAGCGCTGCTGCGCTTCTCGGCCCATCGCCGAGAAGGACGTTCTACTAAGCGGAGAGTATAA
- a CDS encoding TetR/AcrR family transcriptional regulator produces MARRSPVQSVHVLSNRHASESPVTSPSEEPAWKQRAVERSIKTAKLRAAQRVQRFLDAAQAIIIEKGSTDFTVQEVVDRSRQSLRSFYLQFDGKHELLLALFEDALSRSADQIRAATTTEDEPIERLKVAIQLLFESSRPDPTAKRPLFTDFAPRLLVSHPSEVKIAHAPLLALLTELMEEASAAGQLREGVNPKRMAAMTMQTVMFVAQNSGETDDVGAAKPITADEVWDFCANGFAAS; encoded by the coding sequence ATGGCAAGGCGTTCTCCGGTACAGTCAGTTCATGTTCTCTCGAATCGGCACGCATCTGAGTCGCCGGTGACCAGCCCCAGCGAGGAACCAGCCTGGAAACAGCGCGCGGTCGAGCGATCGATTAAAACGGCGAAGCTTCGGGCCGCGCAACGCGTGCAGCGCTTCCTGGACGCCGCACAGGCGATCATCATCGAAAAGGGCAGCACCGACTTCACGGTGCAAGAAGTCGTCGATCGCTCGCGTCAGTCCCTGCGAAGCTTCTATCTGCAGTTCGACGGCAAGCATGAGCTGTTGCTCGCGTTGTTCGAAGACGCGCTGAGCCGATCGGCGGACCAGATCCGCGCGGCCACCACGACCGAGGACGAGCCGATCGAACGCCTGAAGGTCGCAATCCAGCTCTTGTTCGAGTCCTCGCGGCCCGATCCGACCGCGAAACGCCCGTTGTTCACCGACTTCGCGCCGCGTCTTTTGGTCTCCCATCCGTCCGAGGTCAAGATCGCCCACGCTCCCCTGCTGGCGCTGCTCACCGAGCTGATGGAAGAGGCCAGCGCCGCCGGCCAACTGCGCGAGGGCGTCAACCCGAAGCGGATGGCCGCGATGACCATGCAGACCGTGATGTTCGTCGCGCAGAACAGCGGTGAGACCGATGACGTCGGCGCCGCCAAACCCATCACCGCGGACGAAGTCTGGGACTTCTGCGCCAACGGGTTCGCCGCGTCCTAG
- a CDS encoding acyl-CoA dehydrogenase family protein has protein sequence MQLTFDAEVEAFRAEFNAFLDENLPSDAEALARSYSSSDVPAWARDWQRLMFDNGWLLPGYPPEFGGRNATLLQQYVHQQELARRRVYLTFNPQGVGIISASLISFGTPEQQRRWAVPILRAEITASLGMSEPGAGSDLASLRTRAAFVSDADGGHFVVNGQKVWTSGAHDADVLLTFVRTDPDAPKHKGISVLLIPTDLPGVVRRPFASVCDQNDLDFNEVFFNDVRVPAENLVGPLNEGWRVASGSLGHERNMLWLSYADRLAELVEDFRPASVVDRDRFATLVMDNQALRLLGSVALARAARGEEDVSALSVLKLMGSEASQLATECALNATGVDGLAHPTMSGSYSAQHLDAYRCGWFERYVRSFGGTIAGGTSEIQRNIIAQRVLGLPRN, from the coding sequence GTGCAGCTCACCTTCGATGCTGAGGTCGAGGCGTTCCGCGCGGAGTTCAACGCCTTTCTCGATGAGAATCTTCCGTCGGATGCCGAGGCGCTCGCGCGTTCGTATTCCAGCAGCGACGTCCCCGCATGGGCGCGCGACTGGCAACGCCTCATGTTCGACAACGGCTGGTTGCTGCCCGGCTACCCGCCCGAGTTCGGCGGCCGCAACGCCACCCTGTTGCAGCAGTACGTGCATCAGCAGGAACTGGCGCGCCGACGGGTCTATCTGACCTTCAACCCGCAGGGCGTCGGGATCATCTCCGCATCGCTGATCTCGTTCGGCACGCCTGAACAACAGCGCCGCTGGGCGGTGCCGATCCTGCGCGCCGAGATCACGGCCTCGCTGGGGATGAGCGAACCCGGCGCCGGATCCGATCTCGCCTCGCTGCGCACGCGGGCCGCGTTCGTATCGGATGCCGACGGCGGTCATTTCGTGGTCAACGGGCAGAAGGTCTGGACATCGGGCGCCCACGACGCGGACGTGTTGCTGACCTTCGTGCGCACCGATCCCGATGCGCCCAAACACAAGGGCATCAGCGTGCTGTTGATCCCGACCGATCTGCCGGGCGTGGTGCGACGGCCGTTCGCATCGGTGTGCGACCAGAACGACCTGGACTTCAACGAGGTCTTCTTCAACGACGTGCGGGTGCCCGCCGAGAACCTGGTCGGACCTCTCAACGAGGGATGGCGGGTGGCCAGCGGTTCGCTCGGACACGAACGGAACATGTTGTGGCTCAGCTACGCCGACCGGCTGGCTGAGCTCGTCGAGGATTTCCGGCCCGCCTCGGTTGTCGACCGGGACCGGTTCGCGACGCTGGTGATGGACAACCAGGCGCTTCGCCTGCTCGGCTCGGTGGCGCTGGCACGAGCGGCCCGCGGCGAGGAAGACGTGTCCGCGCTGTCGGTGCTCAAGCTGATGGGCTCGGAGGCCTCGCAGCTGGCCACCGAGTGTGCGTTGAACGCAACGGGCGTCGACGGTCTGGCTCACCCGACGATGTCGGGCTCGTACAGCGCACAGCACCTCGACGCGTACCGGTGCGGCTGGTTCGAGCGCTATGTCCGGTCGTTCGGCGGCACCATCGCCGGCGGAACGTCTGAAATCCAACGCAACATCATCGCCCAGCGGGTGCTGGGCCTGCCCCGAAACTGA
- a CDS encoding enoyl-CoA hydratase has translation MYIDYEVTDRIATITLNRPEAANAQNPELLDELDAAWTRAAEDNEVSVIVLRANGKHFSAGHDLRGGGPVPDKITLEFIIQHEAKRYLEYTLRWRNVPKPSIAAVQGRCISGGLLLCWPCDLIIAADDAQFSDPVVLMGIGGVEYHGHTWELGPRKAKEILFTGRAMTAEEVAATGMVNRVVPRDELDAETRALAEQIAKMPPFALRQAKRAVNQTLDVQGFYAAIQSVFDIHQTGHGNALSVSGWPVLVNLDEMKANIK, from the coding sequence ATGTATATCGACTACGAGGTCACCGACCGCATCGCGACCATCACGCTGAACCGGCCCGAGGCGGCCAACGCCCAGAACCCCGAGCTGCTCGACGAACTCGACGCGGCATGGACCCGGGCCGCAGAGGACAACGAGGTCTCGGTGATCGTCTTGCGGGCCAACGGTAAGCACTTCTCGGCCGGCCACGATCTGCGCGGCGGCGGGCCGGTGCCCGACAAGATCACCCTGGAGTTCATCATCCAGCACGAGGCCAAGCGCTACCTCGAGTACACGCTGCGGTGGCGTAACGTGCCCAAGCCGTCGATCGCAGCGGTGCAGGGCAGGTGCATCTCCGGCGGGCTGCTGCTGTGCTGGCCGTGCGATCTGATCATTGCCGCCGACGACGCGCAGTTCTCTGATCCCGTCGTGCTGATGGGCATCGGTGGCGTCGAATACCACGGCCACACGTGGGAGTTAGGGCCCCGCAAGGCCAAGGAGATCCTGTTCACCGGCCGGGCGATGACCGCGGAGGAAGTCGCCGCCACCGGCATGGTCAACCGCGTCGTGCCGCGCGACGAACTCGATGCCGAGACCAGGGCGCTGGCCGAGCAGATCGCCAAGATGCCGCCGTTTGCGCTGCGCCAGGCCAAACGCGCGGTCAACCAGACACTGGATGTGCAGGGCTTCTACGCGGCGATCCAGTCGGTGTTCGACATCCATCAGACCGGCCATGGCAATGCGCTGAGCGTCAGCGGCTGGCCGGTGCTGGTCAACCTCGACGAGATGAAGGCCAACATCAAATAA